The genomic interval TGGTGCCGACGATTCCCGCCGACATGCTGGAAATGTGGTTCGGCAAGACCTTCAACCGCGAGGGGCTGGACGCCAAGACGCGCCTGCTTCTCACCATCGGCGCGATCACCGTTCAGGGCGCGCTGGCCGAGCCGCAGCTGCGCATGACCATCCGTCAGGCGCTGGCGGCCGGCGCCACCAAACGCGAGATCGCCGAGACGATCTTTCAGATGAGCATGTTCGGCGGGCTGCCTGCGATGCAGAAGGCGCTGGAAATCGCCCAGAGCGTCTATGCCGAGGAGGACGACGAATGATGACCTTCGCTTTCTACCTGTTCGCGATCAGCGCCTGCGTTGCGGGCTTCATGGTCGTGATCGGCCGCAATCCGGTGCATTCGGTGCTGTGGCTGATCCTGGCCTTCCTCGCCTCGGCGGGCCTGTTCGTGCTGCAGGGCGCGGAATTCGTCGCCATGCTGCTGGTCGTGGTCTATGTCGGCGCCGTGGCGGTGCTGTTCCTGTTCGTCGTCATGATGCTGGACGTGGATTTCGCCGAGCTCAAGGGCGAGCTGGCGCGCTACCTGCCGCTGGCGCTGCTGATCGGCGTCGTGCTGCTGGCGCAGCTGGGCATCGCCTTTTCCGGCTGGACGCCCTCGGACAGCGCCGAGAGCCTGCGCGCCGCGCCGGTGGACGCGACGGTCGAGAACACCTTCGGCCTGGGCCTCGTGCTTTACGACCGCTATGTGCTGATGTTCCAGCTGGCCGGTCTGGTGCTGCTGGTCGCGATGATCGGGGCGATCGTGCTGACGATGCGCCACCGCCGCGACGTCAAGCGCCAGAATGTGCTGGAACAGATGTGGCGCGACCCGGCCAAGACCATGGAGCTGAAGGACGTCAAGCCGGGACAGGGGCTTTGAACGCGGCAAGCTGGACCGCGATAGCCATCGGGATCGCCACGGCGGTCCTAGTAGCAAACGGATATTTCAACGGGTGAACGACCCGGAGGGACCAGGACGATGATCGGATTGACTCATTATCTTGTTGTGGGGGCGATACTGTTCGTCACCGGCATTTTCGGGATCTTCGTGAACCGAAAGAACGTCATCGTCATCCTGATGTCGATCGAGCTGATGCTCCTGGCGGTGAACATCAACTTCGTCGCCTTCTCGACGCATTTGGGCGATCTGGCCGGGCAGGTCTTCACCATGTTCGTGCTGACCGTCGCCGCCGCCGAGGCGGCCATCGGCCTGGCGATCCTGGTGGTCTTCTTCCGCAACCGCGGCACCATCGCGGTGGAAGACGTCAACGTGATGAAGGGGTAAGCGAGCATGGAAAAATTCGTCCTCTTCGCGCCGCTCATCGCGTCGCTGATCGCCGGGCTGGGCTGGCGCGCCATCGGCGAGAAGGCCGCGCAATACCTGACCACGGGCGTGCTGTTCCTCAGCTGCCTGATCAGCTGGTATCTGTTCCTGTCCTTCGACGGCGTGCCGCGGCACATTCCGGTGCTCGACTGGGTCGTGACCGGCGATTTCCATGCCGAATGGGCGATCCGGCTGGACCGGCTGACCGCGATCATGCTGATCGTCGTGACCACCGTCTCGGCGCTCGTGCACATGTATTCGCTGGGCTACATGGCCCATGACGACAACTGGACGCATGACGAGCATTACAAGGCGCGCTTCTTCGCCTATCTCTCGTTCTTCACCTTCGCCATGCTGATGCTGGTGACGGCGGACAACCTGTTGCAGATGTTCTTCGGCTGGGAGGGCGTGGGCGTCGCCTCCTATCTGCTGATCGGCTTCTACTACAAGAAGGCCAGCGCCAATGCCGCGGCGATCAAGGCGTTCATCGTCAACCGGGTCGGCGATTTCGGCTTCCTGCTGGGCATCTTCGGCCTTTACTGGCTG from Paracoccus sp. MA carries:
- the nuoK gene encoding NADH-quinone oxidoreductase subunit NuoK, whose translation is MIGLTHYLVVGAILFVTGIFGIFVNRKNVIVILMSIELMLLAVNINFVAFSTHLGDLAGQVFTMFVLTVAAAEAAIGLAILVVFFRNRGTIAVEDVNVMKG
- a CDS encoding carboxymuconolactone decarboxylase family protein; amino-acid sequence: MTDAFQKLFQQMLQSGQEMARVFNPALEHFDMRAMEKLVPTIPADMLEMWFGKTFNREGLDAKTRLLLTIGAITVQGALAEPQLRMTIRQALAAGATKREIAETIFQMSMFGGLPAMQKALEIAQSVYAEEDDE
- a CDS encoding NADH-quinone oxidoreductase subunit J, with product MMTFAFYLFAISACVAGFMVVIGRNPVHSVLWLILAFLASAGLFVLQGAEFVAMLLVVVYVGAVAVLFLFVVMMLDVDFAELKGELARYLPLALLIGVVLLAQLGIAFSGWTPSDSAESLRAAPVDATVENTFGLGLVLYDRYVLMFQLAGLVLLVAMIGAIVLTMRHRRDVKRQNVLEQMWRDPAKTMELKDVKPGQGL